One stretch of Erpetoichthys calabaricus chromosome 14, fErpCal1.3, whole genome shotgun sequence DNA includes these proteins:
- the gpr3 gene encoding G protein-coupled receptor 3, which produces MNEYFSSNSTTKEEPSWFEQTDDNVSLELASSAREPRLNPWDVVLCVSGTVISCENAIVVAIIFYTPALRTPMFLLIGSLATADLLAGLGLIVHFVFLYCIRSEAVDLITVGLLVTSFTASVGSLLAITIDRYLSLYNALTYYSERTVTRTYIMLILTWGVSICLGLLPVMGWNCLKDVSSCSIVKPLTKNNVVILSVSFFMVFAVMLQLYTQICKIVCRHAHQIALQRHFLSTSHYVTTRKGISTLAVILGTFASCWLPFSIYCLLGDYTYPSLYTYITLLPAIYNSMINPVIYAFRNQEIQKVLWAACCGCASSKMSCRSRSPSDV; this is translated from the coding sequence ATGAACGAGTATTTCTCTTCGAACTCCACCACCAAGGAGGAGCCCAGCTGGTTCGAGCAGACCGATGACAATGTCTCTCTGGAGCTGGCGTCCTCCGCACGGGAGCCGCGGCTCAACCCCTGGGACGTGGTGCTTTGCGTTTCGGGGACGGTCATCTCCTGTGAAAACGCCATCGTGGTGGCAATCATTTTCTACACTCCTGCTTTAAGAACTCCAATGTTTCTCCTGATTGGCAGCTTGGCCACTGCGGACCTGCTAGCCGGATTGGGGCTTAtcgttcattttgtgtttttgtactgTATCCGCTCAGAAGCGGTCGATCTTATCACCGTTGGCTTGCTGGTCACTTCCTTCACGGCCAGTGTGGGGAGCCTTTTGGCCATCACCATCGACCGCTACCTCTCCCTCTACAATGCACTCACCTATTACTCCGAAAGGACTGTGACTCGGACTTACATCATGCTAATCCTCACCTGGGGGGTTTCGATCTGCTTGGGGCTTCTGCCTGTCATGGGATGGAACTGTTTGAAAGACGTGTCCAGCTGCAGTATAGTCAAGCCCCTGACCAAAAACAACGTGGTGATCTTGTCCGTGTCCTTCTTCATGGTGTTCGCCGTGATGCTGCAGCTGTACACGCAAATCTGCAAGATAGTTTGCAGGCACGCCCATCAGATCGCTTTGCAGCGGCACTTTTTGTCAACGTCGCACTATGTGACCACCAGGAAGGGCATCTCCACGCTCGCCGTCATCTTGGGGACTTTCGCCAGCTGCTGGCTACCCTTCTCCATCTACTGCCTTTTGGGTGATTACACCTACCCCTCCTTGTATACCTACATTACCCTCTTGCCTGCCATCTATAACTCCATGATCAACCCCGTCATCTACGCTTTTCGAAACCAAGAAATCCAGAAGGTCCTGTGGGCAGCTTGTTGCGGCTGCGCCTCTTCGAAAATGTCTTGCCGGTCCAGGTCTCCCAGCGATGTATAG